From Mycobacterium sp. HUMS_12744610, one genomic window encodes:
- a CDS encoding antitoxin MazE-like protein, translating into MASSAEYRRRMRERGYRPVQVWLPDVRSAAFAAEAHREALALAEADRHSNDIDFIEAISGLADDE; encoded by the coding sequence ATGGCTTCATCGGCCGAGTACCGGCGGCGTATGCGTGAGCGTGGGTATCGCCCTGTACAAGTGTGGCTGCCCGACGTCCGATCGGCGGCTTTCGCTGCAGAGGCACACCGGGAAGCACTGGCACTGGCCGAAGCCGACCGGCACAGCAACGACATCGATTTCATTGAGGCGATCTCCGGGCTGGCCGACGACGAGTGA
- a CDS encoding phosphoadenosine phosphosulfate reductase family protein, translating to MNTPPGLDIQVLRRIAVRRRGPNAYDHLLHRIAGHLDSHDGFVSWSGGKDSTVVVDLARQVDPNIPVVHFDSGLQFPETVRYIEELAQQWRLNLTVIAAEPDLLTLLIAGGGFNHNAPDRVLRGSLADIMITTPAKAAHSRFGRGSMWGVRSSESPGRRMLYRSRLARETTAHQDYSREKVRAQFGGVVRRNDGTVTFGPIWDWQRGHVFAYLAGRDIPANPIYAKLAELGMPAHQIRVDSIIDAALLSNGHVSWLAKGWPTLFDRLATALPRLTEWV from the coding sequence ATGAACACGCCTCCCGGACTTGATATTCAGGTTCTGCGTCGGATCGCTGTCCGACGGCGAGGGCCGAATGCCTATGACCATCTACTGCATCGGATCGCCGGGCACTTGGACTCCCATGACGGTTTCGTCTCGTGGTCAGGCGGCAAGGACAGCACTGTCGTCGTCGATCTGGCCCGGCAAGTCGACCCGAACATTCCCGTCGTGCATTTCGACAGCGGCCTGCAATTCCCGGAGACTGTCCGGTACATCGAAGAGCTGGCCCAGCAGTGGCGACTCAACCTGACCGTGATCGCAGCCGAACCAGATCTGCTGACCTTGCTCATCGCCGGCGGTGGATTCAACCACAACGCGCCAGACCGGGTACTGCGCGGCAGCCTTGCCGACATCATGATCACTACACCCGCCAAGGCTGCCCACTCGCGCTTCGGCCGCGGCTCGATGTGGGGTGTTCGCTCCTCGGAATCTCCCGGCCGGCGCATGCTGTACCGAAGCAGACTGGCGAGGGAAACAACGGCGCACCAGGACTACTCACGCGAAAAGGTCCGCGCGCAGTTCGGGGGCGTGGTGCGCCGCAACGACGGCACAGTCACATTCGGACCAATCTGGGATTGGCAACGCGGACACGTCTTCGCATACCTCGCCGGCCGCGACATCCCAGCGAACCCGATATACGCCAAACTCGCCGAGCTCGGCATGCCCGCCCACCAGATCCGCGTCGACTCAATCATCGACGCCGCGCTGCTTTCCAACGGGCACGTGTCCTGGCTGGCAAAAGGGTGGCCGACATTATTCGACCGTCTCGCCACCGCGCTTCCCCGACTCACTGAGTGGGTCTAA
- a CDS encoding zinc ribbon domain-containing protein produces MRKPRTRKRAKDASTHVRSWPLRPDASQGREIGIRFFTGVRVYNAVLGEFIDRSRAVKADPAWHEARELPHRSPAERQTRRAAFRAVEQAHGFTLDAAQSFASSLRKSWVREHLPAQETQNLGARAFDAVRQWHVGTKGKPRFKSSRRGLHSLAAKDGHGALRPNIDEAGALVGLQWGAGFVIPIAPPAASGRRSREQRAELGEIEALIAASKVRSTRIVRTVINGRDTYRMQLVCDGRPTRRHRVGDGLVSFDLGPSQIAVAVQHSDGSWSGWVEPLADAIRLDTTRLRREQRHLDRQHRAGPPACFTPDGTHTWVGCGWQRSHAAQQTATRVGELHRRLAAHRATLHGALTNRLLGHGTQIACEHLDYVSWQKNFPRSVRDRAPGLLVEMVRRKAESAGGRPLYEYNPHTTALSQTCLCGTKKKKPLSQRTHRCACGVTEDRDLFSAYLGLHVRAQADGVDRLDLPSAREGWGRRHDVDESPKSSRSASARKRRGRRHPPSRRSVARIKARRKAKTVMRQSRSAQTSTTDQPTAIAA; encoded by the coding sequence GTGCGCAAGCCGCGTACGCGCAAACGCGCCAAGGACGCCTCCACGCACGTGCGGTCGTGGCCGCTGCGCCCGGATGCCAGCCAGGGCCGTGAGATCGGGATCCGGTTTTTCACCGGGGTGCGGGTGTATAACGCGGTGCTGGGTGAGTTCATCGACCGTAGCCGCGCGGTGAAGGCCGATCCAGCCTGGCACGAGGCGCGGGAGTTGCCGCACCGCAGCCCAGCAGAGCGTCAGACGCGCCGGGCAGCCTTCCGCGCCGTCGAGCAGGCCCATGGTTTCACGCTCGATGCTGCGCAGTCGTTTGCGTCGTCGCTGCGGAAATCGTGGGTGCGTGAACATTTGCCGGCGCAGGAGACCCAGAACCTGGGGGCGCGGGCGTTTGATGCTGTACGCCAGTGGCACGTCGGCACGAAGGGCAAGCCGCGGTTCAAGTCCAGCAGGCGGGGACTGCATTCGTTGGCTGCCAAGGACGGTCACGGTGCGTTGCGGCCGAACATCGATGAGGCGGGCGCGCTGGTTGGGTTGCAGTGGGGCGCGGGGTTCGTGATCCCGATCGCGCCGCCGGCGGCATCGGGTCGGCGTAGTCGTGAGCAGCGGGCCGAGCTCGGCGAGATCGAGGCGCTGATCGCGGCGAGCAAGGTGCGCTCGACGCGGATCGTGCGCACGGTGATCAACGGGCGCGATACCTATCGCATGCAGCTGGTGTGCGATGGGCGCCCGACCCGCCGGCATAGGGTCGGCGACGGTCTAGTGTCGTTCGATCTCGGCCCGAGCCAAATCGCGGTCGCCGTGCAACACAGTGATGGCTCCTGGTCGGGCTGGGTTGAGCCGTTGGCTGATGCGATCCGGTTAGACACCACGAGGCTGCGCCGCGAGCAGCGTCATCTCGATCGACAACACCGCGCCGGGCCACCGGCCTGCTTCACACCCGATGGCACCCACACGTGGGTGGGGTGCGGGTGGCAGCGTTCGCACGCCGCGCAGCAGACCGCAACCCGGGTGGGCGAGTTGCATCGCCGCCTGGCCGCCCACCGCGCCACGTTGCACGGGGCACTGACCAACCGTCTGCTAGGCCACGGCACCCAGATCGCCTGCGAACATTTGGATTACGTGTCGTGGCAGAAGAACTTTCCGCGCAGTGTGCGCGACCGGGCACCCGGGTTGCTCGTGGAGATGGTGCGTCGCAAGGCTGAAAGCGCCGGCGGCCGGCCACTCTACGAGTACAACCCACACACCACTGCCCTGTCGCAAACATGTCTGTGCGGGACGAAAAAGAAGAAGCCGCTCTCGCAACGGACCCATCGCTGCGCGTGCGGTGTCACCGAAGATCGCGACCTGTTTTCGGCCTACTTGGGACTGCACGTCCGCGCCCAGGCCGATGGGGTCGATCGGCTGGACTTGCCGTCAGCTCGCGAGGGCTGGGGGCGTCGTCACGACGTCGACGAGTCGCCGAAGTCCAGTCGTAGTGCATCAGCACGCAAGCGGCGAGGCCGCAGGCATCCGCCTTCGCGGAGGTCAGTGGCGCGCATCAAAGCCAGGCGTAAAGCCAAAACTGTGATGCGACAGAGCCGCTCGGCGCAAACCTCCACTACCGACCAGCCCACGGCGATAGCCGCATGA
- a CDS encoding RAMP superfamily CRISPR-associated protein: MNAPIETAGQARGIPAAPLRGGVKLSTVRFDIDIVAKSSIVHGQGRSSGRADTVSVFRREKIITPDGDMIRVPVVSGNSFRGVLRRIGEGLTADVLRYEQSLPIPAAHLLTNGGRLGKTDKPMTDDRERTLKALIPQIAIFGGDASGRVMSGLLTVSKVLPEVAELAHILPRPPSGPLPSAIRGMTAESYTHLADHRPSTSEPPVMNTEAKEDSPLGIFGFEALSAGTRMQSWVQISHATDYQLAFFNSVLAAFAERGHLGGRSAAGHGAISATVHATALRGELPNPDLDWAAQLRRKRRAAIQALTDLT; this comes from the coding sequence ATGAACGCGCCTATCGAGACAGCCGGCCAGGCACGAGGAATCCCCGCAGCTCCACTACGGGGAGGCGTCAAGCTGTCAACCGTCCGTTTCGACATCGACATCGTCGCCAAATCGTCGATCGTGCACGGACAGGGCCGCTCCTCTGGCCGGGCCGACACGGTGAGCGTGTTTCGTCGCGAAAAAATCATCACACCCGACGGTGACATGATTCGGGTACCGGTGGTGTCGGGCAACAGTTTCCGCGGCGTACTGCGCCGGATCGGTGAGGGTCTCACCGCCGATGTACTCAGATACGAACAGTCTCTGCCGATCCCTGCAGCTCATCTCTTGACCAACGGTGGTCGGCTCGGAAAGACCGACAAACCGATGACCGATGACCGGGAACGCACACTGAAGGCGTTGATTCCGCAGATTGCGATCTTTGGTGGAGACGCCTCGGGCAGGGTCATGTCGGGTCTGCTGACCGTGAGCAAAGTGCTGCCTGAGGTCGCCGAGCTCGCACACATCTTGCCGCGACCACCGAGCGGGCCGCTTCCCTCGGCCATTCGTGGCATGACCGCCGAGTCCTACACCCACCTGGCCGATCACCGGCCCAGCACCAGTGAGCCACCGGTGATGAACACCGAGGCCAAGGAAGATAGTCCGCTGGGCATCTTCGGGTTCGAGGCCCTATCGGCCGGCACGCGGATGCAGTCGTGGGTGCAGATCTCGCACGCCACTGACTATCAGCTCGCGTTCTTCAACAGCGTGCTGGCCGCCTTCGCCGAGCGCGGTCACCTGGGCGGTCGCTCCGCCGCCGGCCACGGCGCCATCAGCGCGACTGTTCATGCCACGGCACTTCGGGGCGAACTGCCAAACCCGGACCTCGACTGGGCCGCCCAGTTGCGCAGGAAGCGCCGGGCCGCCATCCAAGCCCTTACTGACCTGACTTGA
- a CDS encoding transposase has translation MGESYPMAPAPAAVPVPKPRTRKRAKDAPTHVRSWPLRPTGAQVCEIGTRFFTGVRVYNAVLGEFIGRSRAVKSDPAWRAARELPHRTSRERSVRSAAFRTAEVAHGFTLDAAQSFASSLRKSWVREHLPAQETQNLGARAFDAVRQWHLGKRGKPRFKSTKRGLHSLAAKDGQGALRPKTDGAGALVGLQWGAGFVIRIAAPSESGRRGKEQQAELAETEALIAAGKVLSTRIVRTVINGRDTYRMQLVCDGRPTRRHPVGDGQVSFDLGPSQIAVAVRNSDGAWSGWVEPLADALRLDTKRLRRAQRHLDRQHRAGSPACFKVDGSHTTGRCRWRRSAAAQRTMIRVAELHRRLAEHRKTLHGALGNRLLGHGTEIACERLDYVSWQKNFPRSVRDRAPGLLVEMMGRKAESAGGPPLYEYNPRTTALSQTCLCGNREKKALSQRVHRCGCGIREDRDLFSAYLGLHVRTGVDGVDRLDLPSARKVWGHRHDVDESPKSSRSASARKRRGRRHPPSRRSVARIKARRKAKTVMRQSRSARTSATDQPTAIAA, from the coding sequence ATGGGCGAGTCCTATCCCATGGCGCCGGCACCGGCCGCAGTGCCGGTGCCTAAGCCGCGTACGCGCAAGCGCGCGAAGGACGCGCCCACGCATGTGCGGTCCTGGCCGCTGCGCCCGACGGGTGCGCAGGTCTGTGAGATCGGTACCCGGTTCTTCACTGGGGTGCGGGTGTACAACGCGGTGTTGGGCGAGTTCATCGGCCGTAGCCGAGCGGTGAAGTCCGATCCGGCGTGGCGGGCCGCCCGCGAGTTGCCGCACCGCACCAGCAGGGAGCGTTCCGTGCGTTCGGCTGCGTTCCGCACTGCCGAGGTCGCGCATGGGTTCACGCTCGATGCCGCGCAGTCGTTTGCGTCGTCGCTACGCAAGTCGTGGGTGCGCGAACATCTGCCGGCCCAGGAGACCCAGAATCTGGGGGCACGGGCGTTTGATGCGGTGCGCCAGTGGCATCTCGGTAAGAGGGGTAAGCCGCGGTTCAAATCAACCAAACGCGGGCTGCATTCGTTGGCTGCCAAGGACGGTCAGGGTGCGCTGCGACCCAAGACCGATGGAGCCGGCGCGCTGGTTGGGTTGCAGTGGGGCGCGGGGTTCGTGATTCGGATTGCCGCACCCAGCGAGTCCGGTCGCCGCGGCAAGGAGCAGCAGGCCGAGCTCGCCGAGACTGAGGCGCTGATCGCCGCGGGGAAGGTGTTGTCGACGCGGATTGTCCGCACCGTGATCAACGGCCGCGATACCTATCGGATGCAACTGGTCTGTGATGGGCGTCCGACTCGGCGGCACCCGGTCGGCGACGGGCAGGTGTCGTTCGACCTGGGACCATCCCAAATCGCGGTGGCCGTGCGGAACAGTGATGGGGCCTGGTCGGGATGGGTGGAGCCACTGGCCGATGCCCTCCGGTTGGACACCAAGAGGTTGCGCCGTGCGCAGCGGCATCTGGATCGCCAGCACCGCGCCGGATCACCGGCCTGCTTCAAAGTCGACGGCAGCCACACGACGGGCCGCTGCAGGTGGCGGCGTTCGGCCGCCGCGCAGCGAACCATGATCCGGGTGGCGGAGTTGCATCGACGGTTGGCCGAGCATCGAAAGACGTTGCATGGTGCGCTGGGTAACCGGCTGCTGGGCCACGGCACCGAGATCGCGTGTGAGCGATTGGATTATGTGTCGTGGCAGAAGAACTTCCCGCGCAGTGTGCGCGACCGGGCACCAGGGTTGCTGGTGGAGATGATGGGCCGCAAGGCTGAAAGCGCCGGCGGACCACCACTTTACGAGTACAACCCACGAACAACCGCCTTGTCGCAAACCTGTCTGTGCGGGAACCGTGAGAAAAAGGCGCTCTCGCAACGGGTTCACCGCTGCGGGTGCGGCATTCGAGAAGACCGCGACCTGTTTTCGGCCTACCTGGGACTGCACGTCCGAACCGGGGTCGATGGGGTCGATCGGCTGGACTTGCCCTCGGCCCGCAAGGTGTGGGGGCATCGTCACGACGTCGACGAGTCGCCGAAGTCCAGCCGTAGTGCATCAGCACGTAAGCGGCGAGGCCGCAGACATCCGCCCTCGCGGAGGTCGGTGGCGCGCATCAAAGCCCGGCGGAAAGCCAAAACCGTGATGCGACAGAGCCGCTCGGCGCGAACCTCCGCTACCGACCAGCCCACGGCGATAGCCGCATGA